The following are encoded in a window of Prochlorococcus marinus str. MIT 1013 genomic DNA:
- a CDS encoding SemiSWEET transporter, with amino-acid sequence MNHFNYIDSFGFLAALLTTIAFLPQLYKTWKTKSAEDVSLIMLILFIIGLICWIIYGSKIDSTPIIIANVVTFIFNFSILILKITYTERKE; translated from the coding sequence ATGAATCACTTTAATTATATAGATTCATTTGGGTTTTTAGCTGCTTTACTAACTACCATAGCCTTTTTACCCCAGTTATATAAAACATGGAAAACGAAATCAGCAGAGGATGTTTCATTAATTATGTTGATTCTATTTATAATAGGTCTTATTTGTTGGATTATCTATGGTTCAAAAATTGATTCAACTCCAATCATAATTGCTAATGTCGTTACCTTTATTTTTAATTTTTCAATTTTAATTTTAAAAATCACTTATACAGAAAGAAAAGAATAA
- the psbF gene encoding cytochrome b559 subunit beta, long form, whose translation MNTLKLLLVLSPVIFTLAFADYWLRRWGVFVWDNGPTIKNEQVWEDTAIVADKGRPAGGYPVFTVRTLAVNALGIPTVFFLGAIFAMQFIRRGVINA comes from the coding sequence ATGAACACACTTAAATTATTGCTGGTTCTTTCTCCAGTTATTTTTACTCTTGCCTTTGCTGATTATTGGTTACGTAGGTGGGGAGTATTTGTTTGGGATAATGGCCCTACTATTAAAAACGAGCAAGTTTGGGAAGATACTGCGATCGTTGCTGATAAAGGAAGACCTGCTGGTGGCTACCCAGTTTTTACTGTTAGAACCTTGGCGGTAAACGCATTGGGAATCCCAACAGTTTTTTTCCTTGGCGCTATTTTTGCAATGCAATTTATTCGCCGTGGTGTAATAAACGCATAA